The genomic stretch TAAAACCATATGTTCAGTCCCGTCAGCCAGCTTCCCGACCTGATAAGTATTGCCTTCATTATCCTGTTTGGCAATCGGCGTGCTGCTGCCGGGCGCATAAAGATTATCAACAAAAACCACCTTACCATTTGGCCTGATTTTCTGATTGGACACTCGCAAGAACTCCGCTAATCGCTGTATTGGAACATGAGACCAGATAAAACATCCGCACCCGGCATCAAACTCATCCTTGACATTATCCAACTTGTATATATCCGCGATTTCAACCCTGACATTATTTTTGGGATAGTCCTTCCGTTCGGCTAATTCCAAAACCTCTTTGTTAATATCAGTAGCTAAAATAGACCTGGCGGATTGGGCAATATATTGCGTCCAGTATCCGGTACCGCAGGCAATTTCCAGCACATTCAATTCTGACAGTTCGTTTCGCAGATAATCAATTATCACAGGGATATCCTGTTGCCGTTCCGGCTTCTGGTATATTTTCTCATATTCCAGTGCCCGCCGGGCGTAATATTCAATTAAATCATCACTCATAACTTATACGAACTACCGACTACTGTTTACTTGTTCGATGAATTTATCGAACAAGTATTTACTGTCCCATGGGCCGGGCGAGGCCTCGGGATGATACTGAACCGAGAATATCGGCAGTTTCTTATGCCTCATCGCCTCAACCGTTCCGTCATTGACATTCAACGCGGTGATTTCTATATCCGCCGGAATAGAATTCTGGTCCACGGCAAACCCGTGGTTCTGAGAGGTGATATAAACCCGGTGGTCGGATGCGAATTTCACCGGCTGATTAGCGCCCCGATGCCCGAACTTGAGTTTATAGGTCTTGGCCCCGAAGGCCAGGGACAGAATCTGGTGCCCCAGGCAGATGCCCATTATCGGGTATTTTTCATATACAGCCCGGATGGTCTGGACCACGGTAGCTATAATCTCAGGATGTGCCGGGTCGCCCGGCCCGTTGGAAACCAGAATCCCGTTTGGCGCGATATTATTTATCTCGTCAGGCAAGGTATTATATGGCGCCCGGATAACCGTGCAGCCCCGCTGGGTCAGCTCGCGAATGATATTCATCTTGGTTCCGCAATCAATCAGCAGAATCTTCGGACCCTCTTTGCCAGAGTGATTCTCAGGATGCAGGGTCACCGATGCCGAACAGGACACCTCAGACACCAGATTATATTTATCAGGCGACGGCATCATCTTGGCCTCGTAACGCAGGATATCCAGTTCGGAAGCCGAGATATTTCCGGCGCTGGTCTTGAGAATAGCCCGCAGGGTTCCGCTCTGGCGGGTCTTGATAGTCAGTTGCCGGGTATCTATGCCGGAGATACCGGGAATTCGGTGGCCTTTCAGGAAACTATCCACTGTCATTCCGGAAAATCTGTGAGAGGGTTGCTCGCAGAGTTCCCGGACCACAAACCCCTCGGCCTGAATCTTCTCTGATTCCGAACATTCGGGACTGATGCCGTAGTTGCCGATTAACGGATAGGTCATCATCAGGATTTGGCCGTTGTATGACGGGTCGGTCAGTGCTTCCTGGTAGCCGGTCATACCGGTATTAAAAACGAGTTCGCCCTTGATGGTCTTTTCGCTGCCGAATCCGTTGCCGTGAATAATTGAACCGTCCTCTAACACGAGGACCGCCTTAAGAGGTGCTGTCATTTAGTGATTTTTAGAACCTTATTTACTATTAAAAAAGCCAGCCTGTCAACAAATTATGGAATATTTTTGACAACTGGATTGAACAGATTAGATTTTCCGCCGGGATAATTCGTTGCTATAGCGTATACCCAGAGTGGCAGCGTTTTCCTTGAGCCAGTCGGTCAGTTTAGTTGTGCATATCGGAGGCGAATGTGTGCATAGTAAACCAGCCATCAATCCTTTTATCTCATCCCTCGTGATAATTACATCTCCCATCATCTTGCCCATCAGCCAGCCGGACAGATATCCGATTATCGGCGGAATCGGAATAATCGGCCTGGTTACTCCGATGGCATCCCTGATTTGCCTGACCAATTCCCGATAAGTAAATGTCTCAGGGCCAATGGCATCAATGATACAATTCTCTTTTCTCTGCCCTTGTTCAACAGCCAATCTGGCCAGGTCAACGGCATAGATGGGCTGAAGCCGGTAATTGCCACTACCGAATACGCCGAATATCGGGAAGTTTCTCAGGAACCAGGCGATATTATTTATCAGAATATCCTCTTTACCAAATATAATCGCCGGTCTGAGAATTGTATACGATAAACCTGATTCTATCAGGACGCGTTCCACCTTTGCCTTGCCGCTGAAATATTCCAATGGCGAATCCATTGAAGGATTAGTTACGCTGATATGAACCACCCTTTTTACCCCGGCCTGCTTAGCCGCAGCAAATAGTTTGGCGGAATTATCAACTGCATGAGCGAACGAGAAGTTCTTATGATTAAATCTGACCCAGTAAGTGTTATAGAGAACCGCAGTCCCGCGCAGGGAATTAATAAGTCCCTCTGTGTTATCAAAATCCAGCGGATGAACTTTTATCTGACTTGTTGTATGGGATTTCAACTCCGGTTCCCCCTCACCTATCCTCTCCCCATTGGGGAGAGGGAAGGGTGAGGGGGCTAATTTATTCGTCAGCGTGTGGGTTTCATAACCCGCATCAATGAGTTGCCGGGCGATGTATCTGCCGGTATATCCGAACGCGCCGGTTACTGTATGAATCTCGGAGGGCATAATCTAATTAGAACACATCCCCGTTTTCCTTGATTTTCTTATTCTCGTAAGGCGCGACCAGACGGCGATAGAGTTCCTGCTGAACGCAGGCCACCACACCCATCATCCGGTTGTAGTTGAAATACCCGCCCCCCGATATATTCATCGGGGTT from Planctomycetota bacterium encodes the following:
- the carA gene encoding glutamine-hydrolyzing carbamoyl-phosphate synthase small subunit, which codes for MTAPLKAVLVLEDGSIIHGNGFGSEKTIKGELVFNTGMTGYQEALTDPSYNGQILMMTYPLIGNYGISPECSESEKIQAEGFVVRELCEQPSHRFSGMTVDSFLKGHRIPGISGIDTRQLTIKTRQSGTLRAILKTSAGNISASELDILRYEAKMMPSPDKYNLVSEVSCSASVTLHPENHSGKEGPKILLIDCGTKMNIIRELTQRGCTVIRAPYNTLPDEINNIAPNGILVSNGPGDPAHPEIIATVVQTIRAVYEKYPIMGICLGHQILSLAFGAKTYKLKFGHRGANQPVKFASDHRVYITSQNHGFAVDQNSIPADIEITALNVNDGTVEAMRHKKLPIFSVQYHPEASPGPWDSKYLFDKFIEQVNSSR
- a CDS encoding NAD(P)H-binding protein translates to MPSEIHTVTGAFGYTGRYIARQLIDAGYETHTLTNKLAPSPFPLPNGERIGEGEPELKSHTTSQIKVHPLDFDNTEGLINSLRGTAVLYNTYWVRFNHKNFSFAHAVDNSAKLFAAAKQAGVKRVVHISVTNPSMDSPLEYFSGKAKVERVLIESGLSYTILRPAIIFGKEDILINNIAWFLRNFPIFGVFGSGNYRLQPIYAVDLARLAVEQGQRKENCIIDAIGPETFTYRELVRQIRDAIGVTRPIIPIPPIIGYLSGWLMGKMMGDVIITRDEIKGLMAGLLCTHSPPICTTKLTDWLKENAATLGIRYSNELSRRKI
- a CDS encoding methyltransferase domain-containing protein, producing the protein MSDDLIEYYARRALEYEKIYQKPERQQDIPVIIDYLRNELSELNVLEIACGTGYWTQYIAQSARSILATDINKEVLELAERKDYPKNNVRVEIADIYKLDNVKDEFDAGCGCFIWSHVPIQRLAEFLRVSNQKIRPNGKVVFVDNLYAPGSSTPIAKQDNEGNTYQVGKLADGTEHMVLKNFPDEEFIHNRLAGIATGVKFRKLQYYWLLSYQLI